The genomic region GCCGATTCCATCGAGCTGATGGTCCAGGCCCACCGGTTCGACGGCCTGGTCTGCATCGGGACCTGCGACAAGATAGTCCCCGGCATGCTGATGGCAGCGGTCCGGTGCAATATCCCCACGGTGGTCCTGACCGGCGGAGCCATGCTCTCCGGCTTCCAGGATGGCAAGGAACTTTCCCTTATCGATATTTTTGAAGGCGTGGGAAAAGTTGCAGCAGGATCGATGACCGAGGATGCGCTCTGCGAGCTGGAATGCTGCGCCATGCCCGGGTGCGGCAGCTGCCAGGGACTTTATACAGCCAACACCATGGCCTGCATGACCGAGGCTATGGGCATGTCCCTGCCCGGATGCGCAGCAACGCCGGCCGTGGATGCCGGGAAACTCCGGATTGCCCACGAGAGCGGGGAAGCAATCCTGCCGCTCGTGAAAAAACAGGTGAAGCCCCGGGATATTGTGACAAAGAAGAGCCTGATGAATGCAATCAAAGTCGATATGGCTCTTGGAGGATCGACCAACACCGTGCTGCACCTGATGGCGGTTGCAACCGAAGCGGGAATCCCGCTGACGCTGGATGATTTCTCCCGGCTCGCAGAAGAAGTCCCCCACATCTGTTACATGCAGCCATCCGGGCCGCACTCCATGCAGACCCTCCACCGGGCCGGGGGAATCCCGGCGGTGTTCAGACAGCTCGAATCCTATCTCGATAACTGCCCGACCGTTTCCGGAAAGAAGATCAGGGAGATCGCAAAAGCGGCGGTTGTCAGGAACGAGGAGGTCATCCGCCCGTTAACAAATCCCATCAGCTCCTCAGGCGGGCTCCGGATTCTGACCGGCTCCCTTGCACCCGACGGCGCAGTGGTGAAGAGCGCTGCGGTCCAAAAGGAGATGTGGAAACATTCCGGCCCGGCCCGGGTCTTCGATGGCGAGGATTCTGCCATGAAAGCCATCCTTGGCCGGAAGATCAAGGAGGGCGATGTTGTCGTGATCCGGTACGAGGGGCCGAAAGGTGCGCCGGGCATGCCCGAGATGCTCTCGCCCACATCGGCACTCATGGGTCTCGGGTACAAGAAAGTTGTTCTTATCACGGACGGGAGATTCTCCGGAGGGACCCGGGGGCCCTGCATCGGCCATGTTGCACCGGAAGCAGCGGTTGGCGGACCCATTGCATTTGTCCGGGACAAGGACACGATCGCCGTTGACCTGAACGCAAAGACAATCGATCTGAAGGTGCCGGCCAAGGAACTTGCAGAGCGGAAGAGAGCATGGAAAGCCCCGAAGAAAGCCCTGACCGGCGTCCTTGCTCGATATGCAAAGACCGTGGACCAGGCAAATTTCGGCGCGGTCCAGAGATAATAATCCCTTTTCTTTTTACTCAGTTGTTACAACCGGATTTCCCGCACTGACAAGGAGCACATTTTCCCGTACAGGAAATCCGGTGGTACCACCATGCCGTTCTCTCCATTCGGGCAGATAGTAAAAAGAGAAAATCATAGCGGGTGAACGGATGTTTCACCCAGCACAGAAAAAAATTAAAAAAAAATTAACTCTTCTCTTCCGCGGCTTCGTACACCTGAACAGCATACCGGCTCGTGAAGAGAATGAACGGCACGTACAGGACCAGCATCACGATGATGTGAAGGATATCGCCAACAACCGGGATGAACGAGAAGAGATTGACAACCATCCCGAACAAAAAGCCGATCACACCGATGACCAGGAGTGCAATGATATAGTTCAGCCAGCCGGTTCTCCGGATCTGGGCAAGGATAGCTGAAAAATTAAAGGCCTCGCTCATACAGCCGGTGCGTGCAAACCGGATAACCCCAAGGAACGAGAAGATGCCGATGATTATTGCGATAATTATTGCAACGAGAATAAACAGCAGCATGAAACCGGCTGCCGAGAGGAACTCGGGATGGCTCATAAACCACTGACTCATCTGCGACTCGGACATTGTTGAAAAGTCCTGGTAAAAAGCACCGCTTGTTACAAGGGACGAGAGCAGAGGAAGGAATGCAATGATGATGAGAAGTATCACCGGTGCTGCGTAGACCAGTTCCACGACAAAGAGTTTGAGTCCGTCAACGAACATCGATCCCCACTCCTTGAGCTCCGGCGCAGGTTTTTCGCCACGATAGATCCTGACCATGTATCCCAGGATCAAAGGAAAGATGATCATGCTGACTATGAGAAGGAGCCAGCGGGTCCATTTCGACCAGATTCCTTCTTTTGCATATGCGAAGGATTCGTCAAGCATAAGGCTGTAATCCATGTATTTTCACCAGAATGTTTTCAAAGAGTCTTCGTTTGGAAAATAAAAACATATGCCCGGGCAGGACAAAAAAATACAAAAAAGATTATGCCGTTGTCCCGGCGCTGTCGTAGAGCAGGGTAAGGTACCGTGCTTCGAAGAGGACGAGGACCGGGAGCAGGATGAAGAGCAGGAGCATGCCGATGTAGGGAATCAGCATGCAGATCACTTCGATGACACCGATGATGATGAACATGATGATCAGGGCCACAAGGTAGGACCCAAAGCCGATCTTCCCGATGTGGGCGAAGATTGCACTGAAATTGAACGCCTCGCCGAAACTGTTCGTGCGGGCAAAGCGGACTACTGCGGTTGCAACGATGAGGCCGATGATGATCGACACAATGAGGAGAATGATGAGCCCGAAGAGGAACGCCCCGATAAGGCCCATCACGGCATTCGGATCGGTCAGACCATACGACTGGGTCATGACGCCCGTTACGAATGCGCTGCCGATGACAACAACTTCAATGATGATGACCGGGATCGCATAGATCAGGCCGACAATGAAGAGTTTGATCCCGTCGATGAACATGCTCACCCATTCTTTGGGCTCGGGAGCCGGGGTCACGCCGCGGTACACCCGCAGGATGTATCCCATGATGAGCGGGAAGATGATGCAGCTGATGATCAACAGAATCCATGTAACCCACTTGCCAACAAGGCCCTCTTTGGCGTACCCGAAAGAGTCTCCAACCATTTTTCCAAAATCCATTACCTTCACCACAATGTTATTTTCTGAAATCATCTATGGCGGCTATAGCCACAAACGATTTAAATAACATATGACAAGTTCGCAGAATATATATTTATCGCAGGAACGTGGCTGAATTAAAAAAATAAAAGAGATAATCAGTGCCTGAAGTACCGCACACCCGTAAAGATCATTGCCATGTGAAGCCGGTTGGCTGCTTCAATCACTTCCTTGTCCCGGATCGAACCGCCCGGCTGGACGAGCGCTGTTGCGCCGGCTTCCGCGGCAACCTCAAGGGTATCCGGGAAGGGCAGGAAGGCATCGGAGGCAACAGCGGATCCTTTCAGGGACGAGCAGGCCTTCTCGATGGCGATCTTTGCGGAATCCACCCGGCTCATCTGGCCGGCTCCGATCCCGAGCGTGTGAACCTTGTCGGCAAAGATGATCGTGTTGCTCTTGGTATGCTTGCAGACTTTCCATGCAAGCTGCAGGGCTTTCATCTCATCGGGGGTTGGATCGCGATCCGTGATGACCTCCCAGTGCTCCTGGTACGCCGGAGTCCGCTGGACGAGAACGCCGCCATCGATGGTCCGGATCTCATCCGCCGGGGCCGGTTCCGGCAGAACAATGACCCGCATGTTCTCCTTCTTCTTCATGATCTCAAGCGCTTCCTTTGAGAACGAAGGAGCAAGGATGACTTCGACAAACGTGTTGCTGATCTCTTCGGCAAGTTTCTTTGAAAGCTCGCGGTTTACCGAGACCACGGATCCGTAGGCCGAGACAGGATCGACATCCCGGGCAGTCACGTACGCATCGAATACATCCTTTCCTATGGCAACACCGCAGGGATTGTTGTGTTTCACGATGACGGCTGCCGGTTCATCGAACTCCCGCATGAGCGAGACACCGGCATTCAGGTCCAGGTAATTATTGTAGGACATCTGCTTGCCCTGGAGCGGTTCGGCACCGGCAATACCGGCCCTGCCGTAGACGGCTGCCTGCTGGTGGGGATTCTCACCGTACCGCAGGGCCCTGCCATGGGAATATTGTACCGTGAAAGTGGTGGGAAA from uncultured Methanoregula sp. harbors:
- the ilvD gene encoding dihydroxy-acid dehydratase, whose protein sequence is MRSDEIKAGYQRAPNRALLRSLGVTDREMKLPFIGIANAYNTIVPGHVHLQKLGERVKEGIAAAGGVPFEFGVIGICDGIAMGHEGMRYSLPSRENIADSIELMVQAHRFDGLVCIGTCDKIVPGMLMAAVRCNIPTVVLTGGAMLSGFQDGKELSLIDIFEGVGKVAAGSMTEDALCELECCAMPGCGSCQGLYTANTMACMTEAMGMSLPGCAATPAVDAGKLRIAHESGEAILPLVKKQVKPRDIVTKKSLMNAIKVDMALGGSTNTVLHLMAVATEAGIPLTLDDFSRLAEEVPHICYMQPSGPHSMQTLHRAGGIPAVFRQLESYLDNCPTVSGKKIREIAKAAVVRNEEVIRPLTNPISSSGGLRILTGSLAPDGAVVKSAAVQKEMWKHSGPARVFDGEDSAMKAILGRKIKEGDVVVIRYEGPKGAPGMPEMLSPTSALMGLGYKKVVLITDGRFSGGTRGPCIGHVAPEAAVGGPIAFVRDKDTIAVDLNAKTIDLKVPAKELAERKRAWKAPKKALTGVLARYAKTVDQANFGAVQR
- a CDS encoding DUF4013 domain-containing protein → MDFGKMVGDSFGYAKEGLVGKWVTWILLIISCIIFPLIMGYILRVYRGVTPAPEPKEWVSMFIDGIKLFIVGLIYAIPVIIIEVVVIGSAFVTGVMTQSYGLTDPNAVMGLIGAFLFGLIILLIVSIIIGLIVATAVVRFARTNSFGEAFNFSAIFAHIGKIGFGSYLVALIIMFIIIGVIEVICMLIPYIGMLLLFILLPVLVLFEARYLTLLYDSAGTTA
- the purH gene encoding bifunctional phosphoribosylaminoimidazolecarboxamide formyltransferase/IMP cyclohydrolase — protein: MKWALLSVWDKTGIIDLAKTLIEQKYSIMSSGGTGKALGEAGIRFTEVSSYTGFPEMMDGRVKTLHPKVHGGLLGRRQIDDAVMAKHGINHIDLLVVNLYPFETMAAKKMNLEELIEYIDVGGPAMIRAAAKNYKDVAVVVDPADYPIVQKAVKGEGLPLKERLVLAKKAFARTAAYDAAISNHLYQLDTPFPTTFTVQYSHGRALRYGENPHQQAAVYGRAGIAGAEPLQGKQMSYNNYLDLNAGVSLMREFDEPAAVIVKHNNPCGVAIGKDVFDAYVTARDVDPVSAYGSVVSVNRELSKKLAEEISNTFVEVILAPSFSKEALEIMKKKENMRVIVLPEPAPADEIRTIDGGVLVQRTPAYQEHWEVITDRDPTPDEMKALQLAWKVCKHTKSNTIIFADKVHTLGIGAGQMSRVDSAKIAIEKACSSLKGSAVASDAFLPFPDTLEVAAEAGATALVQPGGSIRDKEVIEAANRLHMAMIFTGVRYFRH
- a CDS encoding DUF4013 domain-containing protein yields the protein MDYSLMLDESFAYAKEGIWSKWTRWLLLIVSMIIFPLILGYMVRIYRGEKPAPELKEWGSMFVDGLKLFVVELVYAAPVILLIIIAFLPLLSSLVTSGAFYQDFSTMSESQMSQWFMSHPEFLSAAGFMLLFILVAIIIAIIIGIFSFLGVIRFARTGCMSEAFNFSAILAQIRRTGWLNYIIALLVIGVIGFLFGMVVNLFSFIPVVGDILHIIVMLVLYVPFILFTSRYAVQVYEAAEEKS